The genome window TTGTCGCCATCCTTTCTCTCGGCGTTGCCGCTTTTGTGGGGCATTTTTTCAGGGATCCCGAGCGCGTGCCCCCCGAGGATGCCGAAGCTGTCTGCTCCCCGGCCGACGGCCGTGTCTGCAAGGTCTCCCGCGAGGAGGATCCCATGACCGGCGAGATTCGCCAGGTCATCTGCGTATTCATGAACGTCTTCAACGTGCATGTGAACCGCATGCCCGTTTCCGGCAAGGTCGAGCGCATCCGTTATGTCCCGGGCAAGTTCTTCAACGCCTCCCTGGATAAATCCAGCAAGGATAACGAGCGCAATGTCCTGGAGATCGTGGGCAAGGGCAACCAGCGTTTTACCATGGTCCAGATCGCCGGGCTTGTGGCGCGCCGCATCGTCTGCTGGACCGAGAC of Salidesulfovibrio onnuriiensis contains these proteins:
- a CDS encoding phosphatidylserine decarboxylase family protein, producing the protein MRKPSVGVALEGLPCIILTLFATLIFAVLDWDIVAILSLGVAAFVGHFFRDPERVPPEDAEAVCSPADGRVCKVSREEDPMTGEIRQVICVFMNVFNVHVNRMPVSGKVERIRYVPGKFFNASLDKSSKDNERNVLEIVGKGNQRFTMVQIAGLVARRIVCWTETGDKLKRGERFGLIKFGSRVDLYIPDGYVPSVHVGDKVLAGETTVAVKKA